CATCCCCCTCATAAGACGGCAGACAATAGGGTGTTGTCCAACCAGCAAGCCATCCACCAACCCATGGGAGGCGGAAATAGCCGAGCGATAAACGTTAATCGTGCGATAAGCTTTCCCCGCCTCAAAAGACTCCGAGAGGTAATTAATGACCTCCGCTACAGGGGCACGtacgggatccaaatcccgtcGTGAGCACCAACGAAGCCAAAGtccccaggctgatcgataagccgatctggtacctggagcccaagcgTCATTGATGAGGTCAGAAGCCGATTGCGAAATGCGGCCCCCAAGCGAAGGTGTCCCGAGATCAACCATGCCAATAGCGGCAGTTGATCGTCCGATGTCAAGGGATGaagattccctgaggggtctcgaAGCAACGTGAGTAGAGGCGGACACAACCTCGGCACATCTATGGCCATCCCCAGGACCTGGGGAAACCATGACTGAGTCagccaccagggggtgatcaacACCAGCGTCGCTTTTTGGGACACCGTCTGCCATAATACTCTGGGGATCATGGCAAATGGCGGGAAGGCGTACAGAGTGCTCTGTGGCCACACTTGAAGAAACGCGTCCGTCGCCATGGCGTCCGGATCCGGTCGCCAACTGAAAAATCGTGGCAGCTGTCGATTGAGACGAGATGCGAATAAGTCGATACTCAATGGCCCCCACAGGGCATGGATCGCCTGGAACACCGTTGGTTCCAACATCCAATCGCTGGAGTCCGTGAGGTACCTGGAGTTCCAGTCCGCAATGGCGTTGGAAATTCCAGGAAGATACTCCGCGGTCAACAATATATTCCGCTGAAGGCAGAATTGCCAAAGGACCGTCGCGAGATCTGCGAGGATCTTGGATTTCGTGCCTCCCAGGCGGTTGATGTATTGAACGGCTGCTACATTGTCCATGCGCAGCAGGATACAACAATCCGACCTGTGGAAAGCGAAACTCCTCAGGGCAAAGGTGCCCGCGAGAAGTTCCAGGCAATTGATGTGCAAACACATTTCTGATGGTGACCACTTGCCTCCGGACGTCGATGCCCCGCAGCGGGCACCCCAACCCCGCAGGCTGGCGTCTGATTCTATCACTAAGTCCGGTTTGGAATTGAAAATTGTCTTCCCATTCCAAACCTGGGCATGACGTAGCCACCACAGGAGTTCTCCCTTGGCTTCTGCGGATAGTGGCACTTCGGTTGAGTAGGGCAAACCCTCCCTCAAGTGCCGAATCTTcagtctctgcagcgccctgtagTGTAAGGGGGCAGGGAAGATCGCCTGGATGGAGGCTGTCAGCAGACCGACCACCCGAGCGAGCGCCCGCAATGAGACCACCTCTGCACGGAGAAGCTTCCGGATCTCCTTGCGGATCGTAGTCAGTTTCCTCGTGGGCAGACTCAGGGTGGCCAAGTGGGTATCCACCTCGAACCCCAGGAACTCCGTCCGTCGAGACGGCGTGAGTACCGACTTCTCTTCGTTGAGCAAAAAACCCAACTCCGAGAGCAGAGCGGCCGTCCATTGGACATGCTGCACGGCCAACGCGTACGTGGACGCCATGATCAGAATATCGTCGAGATAGACGATCAGGCGTACCCCCCCGGCTCCTGAGCAAAGCCATGACCGGTCTCAGCAGTTTAGTGAAGCACCATGGTGCTGAAGAAAGGCCGAACGGGAGGCATGCAAATTCCCATTTGCGACCTTCCCAACAGAACTGAAGATATGGACGGGAAGAAAGGTGTATCGGCACGGTCAGATACGCGTCTTTCAGATCTATCTTCGCCAACCAGTCTCCTGGTAGCAAAAGATCTCTGAGAAGATGTatcccctccatcttgaagtggcgaTACAAAACGTACTTGTTTAAATGTTTCAAGTTTATGACCGGGCGGTGACCTCCGTCCTTCTTTTTGACCAAGAAAATATTGCTCACATAACCCGGAGCGTCCCAAGACACCTCCTGAATGGCGTGCTTCAACTGCAGATCCATCAATTCTGAGCGGATCAGGGCCTTGTCGGCGTCCGCGAAGTGTATCGCTGGCGGCCAACAAGTCTGTATCGGAGGATAGAGAAATTCTATTTGATAGCCGGCTACAGTTTGCAAGACCCACGGGTCGGATGTGATCCGGGACCAGGTCCGGGAAAAATACCCCAGCCTGCCCCCCACAGGAACCCATGTTAATGACAGAATAGGCAGTCTCACCTGTGCCCCTGGATCTTGGGTATCCGCGGCTGGCACCCCTCGCTCTCCACGGACGTCCTCTAGGCGGAAAGAATGGAGTCGAGGGCTGTGGTGGCTGGGGAACTGGTGTGTAATATTGTCTGTCAGGCATGTAGTGGCCCCTGTTATAGGGTCTATAGTTGGTGGCACGGCCAGAAGGGCGACCCCTACCCCTTCCAGCCCTGGGGAAAACCTTGTTAGCGCCCACCTTTTTTAAAGAGGATTGGGCTTTGTCAAGGCCCGAGAAAAGGCCAACatacttatttatatttttaagaaAGGCCTCCCCGAATAGTAAACCGTCCGCTGGCGGACCAGGTTCGTCGGTAGCCAGGTGAGTAAGTTGGGGATCCAGCCGCATAAGGATGGATCTCCGGCGTTCCGTAGACGCCGCAGTGTTTGCATTGCCGAGCAAGCAAACTGCTCGTAATGCCCAGCCCCGTAAAATGTCTGCATCAATTACTTCACCTGAAGCGACAGCATGTTCGGCCAATTGTAAAATCTTAGTCATAGGCCCAAGGACATCCAACAATTTGTCCTGAACAGTTTTGAAAGATTTGTCAATACCCTTTTTAGGGTTTTTACCGGTCTTAACCAGATAGCGCACCAGAATGGGGTCCAACTCTGGCGTCGTGGCGACATTATTGGGCAGTGACGGTCGTGGACACTCCGCCCTCAGTTTATTGCGGTTGCGACCATCTAAAGATTTGCGCAGCCAAGCCGAAACATAATCAGCCACCTGTGACATGGGCGTCCACTCCCCCGAACGGGGGTGTTTGATATTCTCCGGGCTGAAGAATGGAATTCCCATGGAATCCAAGATCGCCCCGGGGGCGCTTGTGTCAGCGGAGCCATGTGGAGGAGAACGACTCGCGTTCCCTTCCAGATCCTCGTCCTCCAACTCATATAAATCATCATCCCCAGAGTCTGAGGTGCCATCTGAATCTTCAACAAAAGAGTCGGGTTTATTACGCCTGGAGGACCGAGAGGTTCCACCGGGCACGTCATCCCCATCTGTGGGGTTCTGAGCACTCACATTGGTATCCTCAGGAGGCACTGAGGTCTTAGTTAGTTTAGAACCACCTCCAATAGTAGGTGTATTGGTAAGGTGGGTATCTAAGTCGGAGCAATAGCGTCTCTTCCGGTCCGACTTGCCGGGTCTTAGTAGGCTGGAAGCCTGGGATTGTATGTGGGAGGCGACCAAGGGGGTATCTGAAGAGGCCGGCCCTTCCCGGTGTTGCCGTGACAACGCCATGGAAACAGATTTTGATATGCTGTCATTGACAGATGACATGGCGGAGGCCAGGGCGGATTGGACCGATGTAGACACCATCTGTTGCAATAATTCAGAAGGGGCTAGGATATGGTCCTGAGATGAATGAGTCAGCCCACCATTAGGTGGAGATAGCTGATCATCAGACATGATGTAGTTAAAATATGTATGGATGTACAATATAAGTGTGCAGTCCCAGCTGTAAGGAGAGAACAGACAGAGGGACTAGCATTAACTGCAGTGAATAAATAACCTATAATTATACCAGAGTATACAATAGAGAGAGAAAAATGTTCGCAATAATGCGCAGCGAAAAAATCCCACTCAGTTGCGAACTGGGTAAGGCGATATTAATGCGCCAGCGCCGAATGATGAACGGAGGGGCCGCGGGGAATCCCTGAGTCGGCGACCGACGAAACGGCCGGGCCGTGCAACCAAGGGACTCGCCGGGGCACCACACAGAAGGCCCCGCACGTAGGCGAGGTAACAGGCCAAAACGCTCGCGAAGCGAACGTGCGGACACGCCCCCCTGCAGCGCGCGAAGCGCTCAGGAGATCTCAGACTGAAAGCCGGAGAAGAAGGGGGGCGGAGTCAGGAAAAATGGCGGAGCGCCAAAGGGGAGAAAAATAAGTGAGACAGAACAACGGTACAGTTCCCTGGGTCTGAAATACCGACCCAGAGGACGAAAAAAGGGGAAacggatatagatatatagatgtatatagatagaaaaaagagaggggggagggagagagataaagatagagagagagagggagagggacccTCGCTCCCTCAGAAGCTGGCCACAGAGGGCAGAAGTTCCCCAACCCTGGGAGTACAGGGTAAAGGGAGAAATTACAGTGTGGGTGACAGGAATGAGAATTATTAATGCACTTATCTGTTAGACACTGATGCTGCTaacgagcagaaagaaagaggaggaggaggggctgcaGCTTGGTTATATAGGGCAGTCTATGCTTGGATTGGTGggatggaggagggagttgctATGGTTACTAGGTGCTTGGACAcctgtgttttctttttctttttatgtttaacactgtcattctttctgctaatgggcaaaataaagaaggataatgcattctgatatgagcctcctgtctgcaataaaatccataatttttgggccaggtagtccgataacttggcgaagtgagaacagtatgagtgtaggatggtttatgaacatgggagtagaaggatgaaaggatggcagcatatggtaactttactgtttgctgtttttcaaagcaaaataggagtatattattgttaaaaaggctatttttggagatggacaggcaggctgaaggggcggaggtaggcctgcattttgaacttgaaaactcaaatgggttttcgggttaaaattgggtaatttttctcttatgcttctacccttttatagcccatcatttttgcgccaggtagtctgataacttggcaacatgagaatattatgagtgtaggatggtttatggacataggtgtagaaggacaaatggatgaaagtatGGCAGcttatggcaactttactgtttgctgttttttcaaagcaaaatattagcatataattgttaaaaaggctatttttggagatggacaggcaggctgaagtggcggaggtaggcctgcattttgaactttaaaactcaaatgggtttttgggttcaaaatgtgtaattttctcttatgctgctacccttttataatccataatttttgggccaggtagtccgataacttggcaacatgagaacagtatgagtgtaggatggtttatggacataggtgtagaaggacgaatggatgaaaggatggcagcatttggcaactttactgtttgctgttttttcaaagcaaaataggagcatataattgttaaaaggctatttttggagatggacaggcaggctgaaggggcggaggtaggcctgcattttgaacttgaaaactcaaatgggtttttggggttcaaaatgtgtaattttcttttatgctgctaccattttatagcccatcatttttgcgccaggtagtctgataacttggcaacatgagaatattatgagtgtaggatggtttatggacataggtgtagaaggacaaatagatgaaaggatggcagcatttggcaactttaccatttgctgttttttcaaagcaaaataggagcatataattgttaaaaaaggctatttttggagatggacaggcaggctgaaggggcggaggtaggcctgcattttgaacttgaaaactcaaatgggtttttgggttcaaaatgtgtaattttctcttatgctgctacccttttataatccataatttttgggccaggtagtccgatcacttggcgaagtgagaacagtatgagtgtaggatggtttatggacataggtgtagaaggacgcgggatgaaaggatggcagcatatggtaactttactgtttgctgtttttaaaagcaaaataggagtatattattgttaaaaaggctatttttggagatggacaggcaggctgaaggggctggggtaggcctgcattttgaacttgaaaactcaaatgggtttttgggttcaaaatgtgtaattttcttttatgctgctacccttttatagcccatcatttttgcgccaggtagtctgataacttggcaacatgagaatattatgagtttaggatggtttatggacttaggtgtagaagtacgaatggatgaaaggatggcagcatttggcaactttactgtttgctgttttttcaaagcaaaataggagcatataattgttaaaaaggctatttttggagatggacaggcaggctgaaggggcggaggtaggcctgcattttgaacttgaaaactcaaatgggtttttgcgttcaaaatgggtaatttttctcttatgctgctacccttttataatccataatttttgggccagttagaccgataacttggcgacgtgagaacagtataagtgtaggatggtttataaacataggtgtagaaggatgaatggatgaaaggatagtagcatatggcaactttactgtttgctgttttttcaaagcaaaatattagcatataattgttaaaaaggctatttttggagatggacaggcaggctgaaggggcggaggtaggcctgtattttgaacttgaaaactcaaatgagttttttggttcaaaatgtgtaattttctcttatgctgctacctttttataatccataatttttgggccaggtagttctataacttggcaacatgagaatagtatgagtgtaggatagtttatgaacataggtgtagaaggacaaatggatgaaaggatggcagcatatggcaactttactgtttgctgttttttcaaagcaaaataagagcatataattgttaaaagagctatttttggagatggacaggcaggctgaaggggcagaggtaggcctgcattttgaacatgaaaactcaaatgggtttttgggttcaaaatgtgtaattttctcttatgctgctacccttttataatccataagttttgggccagttagaccgataacttggcgaagtgagaatattatgagtttaggatggtttatgaacataagtgtagaaggatgaatggatgaaaggatggcagcatatggcaactttactgtttgctgttttttcaaagtaaaataggagcatataattgttaaaaaggctatttttggagatggacaggcaggctgaaggggcggaggtaggcctgcattttgaacttgaaaactcaaatgggtttttgggttcaaaatgggtaattttcttttatgctgctaccattttatagcccatcatttttgcgccaggtagtctgataacttggcaacatgagaatattatgagtgtaggatggtttatggacataggtgtagaaggacaaatggatgaaaggatggcagcatttggcaactttaccatttgctgttttttcaaagcaaaataggagcatataattgttaaaaaaaggctatttttggagatggacaggcaggctgaaggggcggaggtaggcctgcattttgaacttgaaaactcaaatgggtttttgggttcaaaatgtgtaattttctcttatgctgctacccttttataatccataatttttgggccaggtagtccgatcacttggcgaagtgagaacagtatgagtgtaggatggtttatggacataggtgtagaaggacgcgggatgaaaggatggcagcatatggtaactttactgtttgctgtttttaaaagcaaaataggagtatattattgttaaaaaggctatttttggagatggacaggcaggctgaaggggctggggtaggcctgcattttgaacttgaaaactcaaatgggtttttgggttcaaaatgtgtaattttcttttatgctgctacccttttatagcccatcatttttgcgccaggtagtctgataacttggcaacatgagaatattatgagtttaggatggtttatggacttaggtgtagaagtacgaatggatgaaaggatggcagcatttggcaactttactgtttgctgttttttcaaagcaaaataggagcatataattgttaaaaaggctatttttggagatggacaggcaggctgaaggggcggaggtaggcctgcattttcaacttgaaaactcaaatgggttttcgggttcaaaatgggtaatttttctcttatgctgctacccttttataatccataatttttgggccagttagaccgataacttggcgacgtgagaacagtatgagtgtaggatggtttatgaacatagatgtagaaggatgaatggatgaaaggatggcagcatatggctactttactgtttgctgttttttcaaagcaaaatattagcatataattgttaaaaaggctatttttggagatggacaggcaggctgaaggggcggaggtaggcctgcattttgaacttgaaaactcaaatgggtttttgggttcaaaatgtgtaattttctcttatgctgccacccttttataatccataatttttgggccaggtagttctataacttggcaacatgagaatagtatgagtttaggatggtttatggacataggtgtagaaggacgcggGATGAAAggttggcagcatatggcaactttactgtttgctgttttttaaaagcaaaataggagcatatcattgttaaaaggctatttttggagatggacaggcaggctgaaggggcggaggtaggcctgcattttgaacttgaaaactcaaatgggtttttgggttcaaaatgtgtaattttctcttatgctgctacccttttatagcccatcatttttgcgccaggtagtccgataacttggcaacatgagaatattatgagtttaggatggtttatggacataggtgtagaagtacgaatggatgaaaggatggcagcatttggcaactttactgtttgctgttttttcaaagcaaaataggagcatataattgttaaaaaggctatttttggagatggacaggcaggctgaaggggcggaggtaggcctgcattttcaacttgaaaactcaaatgggttttcgggttcaaaatgggtaatttttctcttatgctgctacccttttataatccataatttttgggccagttagaccgataacttggcgacgtgagaacagtatgagtgtaggatggtttatgaacatagatgtagaaggatgaatggatgaaaggatggcagcatatggctactttactgtttgctgttttttcaaagcaaaatattagcatataattgttaaaaaggctatttttggagatggacaggcaggctgaaggggcggaggtaggcctgcattttgaacttgaaaactcaaatgggtttttgggttcaaaatgtgtaattttctcttatgctgctacccttttataatccataatttttgggccaggtagtccgataacttggcaacatgagaatagtatgagtgtaggatggtttatgaacttaggtgtagaaggacgaatggatgaaaggatggcagcatatggcaactttactgtttgctgttatttcaaagcaaaataggagcatataattgttaaaaaggctatttttggagatggacaggcaggctgaaggggcggaggtaggcctgcattttgaacttgaaaactcaaatgggtttttgggttcaaaatgtgtaattttctcttatgctgctacccttttataatccataatttttgggccaggtagtccgataacttggcgaagtgagaacagtatgagtgtaggatggtttatgaacatgggtgtagaaggatgaaaggatggcagcatatggtaactttactgtttgctgtttttcaaagcaaaataggagtatattattgttaaaaaggctatttttggagatggacaggcaggctgaagtggcggaggtaggcctgcattttgaacttgaaaactcaaatgggttttcgggttaaaattgggtaatttttctcttatgcttctacccttttatagcccatcatttttgcgccaggtagtctgataacttggcaacatgagaatattatgagtgtaggatggtttatggacataggtgtagaaggacgaatggatgaaaggatggcagcatttggcaactttactgtttgctgttttttcaaagttaataggagcatataattgttaaaaaggctatttttggagatggacaggcaggctgaaggggcggaggtaggcctgcattttgaacttgaaaactcaaatgggtttttgggttcaaaatgggtaatttttctcttatgctgctacccttttataatccagaatttttgggccagttagaccgataacttggcgacgtgagaacagtatgagtgtagaatGGTTTgtgaacatgggtgtagaaggacgaatggatgaaagaatggcagcatatggcaactttactgtttgctgttttttcaaagcaaaataggagcatataattgttaaaaaaggctatttttggagatggacaggcaggctgaaggggcggaggtaggcctgcattttgaacttgaaaactcaaatgggtttttgggttcaaaatgtgtaattttctcttatgctgctacccttttataatccataatttttgagccaggtagtccgataacttggcaacatgagaatagtatgagtgtaggatggtttatgaacataggtgtagaaggacgaatggatgaaaggatggcagcatatggcaactttactgtttgctgttttttcaaagcaaaataggagcatataattgttaaaaggctatttttggagatggacaggcaggctgaaggggcggaggtaggcctgcattttgaacttgaaaactcaaatgggtttttgggttcaaaatgtgtaattttctcttatgctgctacctttttatagcccatcatttttgcgccaggtagtccgataacttggcaacatgagaatattatgagtttaggatggtttatggacataggtgtagaagtacgaatggatgaaaggatggcagcatttggcaactttactgtttgctgttttttcaaagcaaaataggagcatataattgttaaaaaggctatttttggagatggacaggcaggctgaaggggcggaggtaggcctgcattttcaacttgaaaactcaaatgggttttcgggttcgaaatgggtaatttttctcttatgctgctacccttttataatccataatttttgggccagttagaccgataacttggcgacgtgagaacagtatgagtgtaggatggtttatgaacatagatgtagaaggatgaatggatgaaaggatggcagcatatggctactttactgtttgctgttttttcaaagcaaaatattagcatataattgttaaaaaggctatttttggagatggacaggcaggctgaaggggcggaggtaggcctgcattttgaacttgaaaactcaaatgggtttttgggttcaaaatgtgtaattttctcttatgctgctacccttttataatccataatttttgggccaggtagtccgataacttggcaacatgagaatagtatgagtgtaggatggtttatgaacataggtgtagaaggacgaatggatgaaaggatggcagcatatggcaactttactgtttgctgttatttcaaagcaaaataggagcatataattgttaaaaaggctatttttggagatggacaggcaggctgaaggggcggaggtaggcctgcattttgaacttgaaaactcaaatgggtttttgggttcaaaatgtgtaattttctcttatgctgctacctttTTATAATTGAGGATTTTCCTAGTAGagtgacggaaaatattgattttattaagacaggaggcgaatatcagaatgcattatccttctttattttgcccattagcagaaagaatgacagtgttaaacataaaaagaaaaagaaaacacaggTGTCCAAGCACCTAGTAACCATagcaactccctcctccatccCACCAATCCAAGCATAGACTGCCCTATATAACCAAGCtgcagcccctcctcctcctctttctttatgccgtGACGAAGTCCAGCATCGAAACTGCAGAACTCGCGC
The sequence above is a segment of the Hyla sarda isolate aHylSar1 chromosome 6, aHylSar1.hap1, whole genome shotgun sequence genome. Coding sequences within it:
- the LOC130277774 gene encoding uncharacterized protein LOC130277774, translated to MSDDQLSPPNGGLTHSSQDHILAPSELLQQMVSTSVQSALASAMSSVNDSISKSVSMALSRQHREGPASSDTPLVASHIQSQASSLLRPGKSDRKRRYCSDLDTHLTNTPTIGGGSKLTKTSVPPEDTNVSAQNPTDGDDVPGGTSRSSRRNKPDSFVEDSDGTSDSGDDDLYELEDEDLEGNASRSPPHGSADTSAPGAILDSMGIPFFSPENIKHPRSGEWTPMSQVADYVSAWLRKSLDGRNRNKLRAECPRPSLPNNVATTPELDPILVRYLVKTGKNPKKGIDKSFKTVQDKLLDVLGPMTKILQLAEHAVASGEVIDADILRGWALRAVCLLGNANTAASTERRRSILMRLDPQLTHLATDEPGPPADGLLFGEAFLKNINKYVGLFSGLDKAQSSLKKVGANKVFPRAGRGRGRPSGRATNYRPYNRGHYMPDRQYYTPVPQPPQPSTPFFPPRGRPWRARGASRGYPRSRGTGY